From Eptesicus fuscus isolate TK198812 chromosome 14, DD_ASM_mEF_20220401, whole genome shotgun sequence, one genomic window encodes:
- the LOC114234657 gene encoding LOW QUALITY PROTEIN: 26S proteasome complex subunit SEM1 (The sequence of the model RefSeq protein was modified relative to this genomic sequence to represent the inferred CDS: inserted 1 base in 1 codon; substituted 1 base at 1 genomic stop codon): MSEKKQLVDLGLLEEDDEFEEFPXEDGTGLDEDXDARVWDDDNVEDDFSNQLPAELEKRGYKMETS, from the exons ATGTCCGAGAAAAAGCAGCTGGTAGACTTGGGTCTCCTGGAGGAGGATGACGAGTTCGAGGAGTTCC GCGAAGACGGGACTGGTTTAGATGAAGATTAAGATGCACGTGTCTGGGATGATGACAATGTAGAGGATGACTTCTCCAATCAGTTACCAGCTGAACTAGAGAAACGTGGTTATAAGATGGAGACCTCATAG